In Deltaproteobacteria bacterium, a single window of DNA contains:
- a CDS encoding LacI family DNA-binding transcriptional regulator yields the protein MSKPTLRDVAALAGVDPSTVSRVLNGKAGGRVRPETKARILETATQLNYQPNILAKGLRQKQSRTIAAVIPDLVSPHIPEMLKGVKQGAMEHGYTVFISYLDQGSLEQEQHLSLLRESRVDGLILLFDTLDDNVVAELMDTNSPFVLVNQRATASSNFVIVDDVAGARMAVKYLAGLGHTRIAYLSGELMIDCALRRFQGYRRGLEDHGIPFQNALMEESSLISWLEGKRAMERLLARDVGPTAVIAGNIVIATGAMAAVRDAGLRIPEDISIVGIQDAPLAEVLAPPLTVVGMPLYEMGRSAAVSLIDLLTGRSSNISPKVLAPTGMVLRRSAAKPPTQVIEKRSVSN from the coding sequence ATGTCTAAGCCCACCTTAAGAGATGTGGCTGCTCTGGCAGGCGTAGACCCATCCACGGTTTCCCGGGTACTGAACGGGAAAGCGGGTGGGAGGGTCCGACCGGAAACCAAGGCACGGATCCTTGAGACGGCCACCCAGCTCAATTACCAACCGAATATTCTTGCCAAAGGCCTGAGACAAAAACAGAGTCGCACCATCGCCGCCGTGATCCCTGACCTGGTAAGCCCCCACATCCCGGAAATGCTCAAGGGAGTAAAACAAGGGGCCATGGAGCACGGGTATACGGTTTTCATCAGTTACCTGGACCAGGGATCCCTTGAGCAGGAGCAGCACCTGTCCCTTTTGCGGGAAAGCCGTGTGGACGGTCTGATTCTGCTTTTCGACACCCTCGATGACAACGTTGTCGCCGAGTTGATGGACACGAACAGCCCCTTCGTCCTGGTGAACCAACGGGCCACGGCGAGCAGTAACTTTGTCATTGTGGACGATGTGGCCGGCGCACGCATGGCCGTGAAATACCTTGCAGGACTGGGGCACACCCGAATCGCCTATTTATCGGGCGAATTGATGATCGATTGTGCCCTGCGGCGTTTCCAGGGTTACCGCCGGGGACTGGAGGATCACGGGATACCTTTTCAAAATGCGCTGATGGAGGAAAGCAGTCTGATCTCGTGGCTTGAAGGCAAAAGGGCCATGGAACGCCTGCTTGCCCGGGATGTCGGACCCACAGCCGTCATTGCCGGAAATATCGTAATCGCTACAGGCGCGATGGCGGCCGTCCGCGACGCCGGACTGCGGATCCCCGAAGACATCTCGATTGTCGGAATACAAGATGCGCCCCTGGCCGAAGTGCTCGCCCCCCCTTTGACCGTGGTGGGGATGCCCCTTTACGAAATGGGCCGTTCGGCGGCTGTTTCGTTGATTGATCTTTTGACCGGCCGGTCTTCCAATATCTCGCCCAAGGTACTGGCGCCCACGGGAATGGTTCTCCGCCGATCGGCCGCAAAACCGCCGACCCAGGTTATTGAAAAACGTAGCGTGAGCAATTGA
- a CDS encoding mechanosensitive ion channel family protein gives MENPFKEIYGQILSHQEVILDAALKSALIFFLTAVAWWIFNGVLRRVWKRLESRPFFKENPRLFYLVKRAGHYTILILAGISLLNLVHFSLMERIFYAFMILLLASFANSFAKAFLPVLHKKIALQTQSKVDDVIFELLNRFASVIIFVTGIILVLDVLGVNIVPFIAGAGVAGIAIGFAAKDTLSNLIAGILLIIDRPFEVGDRIEVWTAPKNSATWGDVVDIGLRATKIRTTDNIVIVIPNNEIMKRDIINYTAITDEIRVRIPIGVAYDADIRKAKEIIKDVALELDWVIRDPEPKVVVKSFGDSSVNLEARVWISIPRKRIDTISHVVDRVKEVFDREGIEIPYPKRDIYIKAQSEVPVQSAASFPRTDTRPWQNLRRPRFPTWASFFGLLKTNVCLFLLVFLSVGRGVSRAHTLNSLFILFYCTETLLGT, from the coding sequence TCCTGGATGCAGCCCTCAAGTCGGCATTGATCTTTTTCCTTACCGCCGTCGCCTGGTGGATATTCAACGGTGTGCTTCGAAGGGTATGGAAAAGGCTCGAATCGCGCCCCTTTTTTAAAGAAAATCCCCGCCTGTTTTACCTGGTCAAGCGGGCGGGGCATTACACGATCCTAATCCTGGCCGGCATAAGTCTCCTCAACCTCGTCCATTTTTCCCTCATGGAAAGGATCTTCTATGCCTTCATGATCCTGCTCCTGGCCTCCTTCGCCAATAGTTTCGCAAAGGCCTTCCTGCCCGTGCTCCACAAGAAAATCGCCCTTCAGACCCAGAGCAAGGTAGATGACGTGATCTTCGAACTGCTGAACCGGTTCGCAAGCGTCATCATCTTCGTAACCGGCATTATCCTGGTCCTGGATGTACTTGGAGTCAACATCGTGCCCTTCATCGCAGGCGCAGGCGTTGCCGGTATAGCCATCGGTTTCGCGGCAAAGGACACCCTTTCCAACCTAATAGCGGGCATTCTCCTGATCATAGACAGACCTTTCGAGGTCGGGGACCGCATCGAGGTGTGGACGGCCCCCAAAAATTCCGCCACCTGGGGGGACGTGGTGGATATCGGGCTGCGGGCCACCAAAATCCGAACGACCGATAATATCGTGATCGTCATCCCCAACAACGAGATCATGAAAAGAGATATCATCAACTACACGGCCATCACCGATGAGATCAGGGTCCGGATTCCCATCGGCGTCGCTTACGACGCGGACATCCGAAAGGCCAAGGAGATCATCAAGGACGTGGCCCTGGAATTGGACTGGGTGATTCGGGACCCCGAACCCAAGGTGGTGGTTAAAAGCTTCGGTGACTCGTCCGTAAACCTGGAGGCAAGGGTCTGGATCAGCATCCCCCGCAAGCGGATCGACACTATCTCTCATGTCGTGGACCGGGTGAAAGAGGTCTTTGACAGGGAAGGCATCGAGATCCCTTACCCCAAACGGGACATCTACATCAAGGCCCAGTCCGAGGTGCCGGTCCAGTCCGCGGCATCCTTTCCAAGGACCGACACTAGACCTTGGCAAAACTTGCGAAGGCCGAGATTCCCGACATGGGCGAGTTTTTTTGGCCTGCTTAAGACAAACGTTTGTTTATTCCTTTTAGTATTTCTTTCAGTGGGGAGAGGCGTATCCCGGGCCCATACCCTGAACAGTTTGTTCATCCTATTCTATTGTACCGAAACATTGTTGGGGACATGA